The genomic segment CACGCACGTGGGGATGGACCGGCATCCTCAAAGGCCATCGCCGCCCGGGTGGCGTAGTCCCCACGCACGTGGGGATGGACCGAGATGAGCCGCCCCGACCACGTGGCCGAGGTGGTAGTCCCCACGCACGTGGGGATGGACCGGCCTGGAAAGGGCTAAGCTCCCTTGGGCCCACGTAGTCCCCACGCACGTGGGGATGGACCGTGAAGCTCGCCGGAGTACATGCCCGCCCGCAGTAGTCCCCACGCACGTGGGGATGGACCTCCCCCTTCCCGCTCAACCATGCCCCAGGACGGTAGTCCCCACGCACGTGGGGATGGACCGACCCCCCTTGCACTCCGGTATCGCCCCCCGGTGTAGTCCCCACGCACGTGGGGATGGACCAGCTTCCCTAACGAGCCTATCCACCGCCCTCAGTAGTCCCCACGCACGTGGGGNAGGTCCGGAGCGGCGAGCGGGAGGTGCGAGGTAGTCCCCACACACGTGGGGATGGACCGGAGTGGGCCCGGAAGATGGCGAGGGAAGGCTAGTAGTCCCCACACGCGTGGGGATGGAGCAGTAGAGGAAAAGTTTTGAGCATGAGATAGGCTTCGTAAAGAAAGTTTGCAGTAAAGACCACAGGGTTCTAGAAGGGGGAAACCTTGAACAAGGGATACCTGTGGGATTACAATAGCCTCGGGAGGTGCAAACCTATGCACAAACTTCTCCCGGGGGTTTTGCTTTTAGCGGGGATCGTACAGGCTCAAAGCTGGAACATGGCCACCCCCTACCCTCCGGGCAACTTCCACACCCAGAACATCCAGCAGTTCGCGCGCGAGGTGGAGGAGGCCACCGGAGGCAGGCTCAGGATCACCGTCCACCCCGGGGGCTCCCTCTTCCCCCACCCCCAGATCCTGCCCGCCGTGAGGAACGGGCAGATCCAGATGGGGGAGGTCCTCATGTCCCTCCTGGCCAACGAGTTTCCCATCTTCAACCTGGACGCCATCCCCTTCGTGGCCACGGGCTACGAGGAAGCCAGGAGGCTCTACCAGGCCCAGCGCCCCGAGGTGGAGCGCTGGCTGGGCCAGCGGGGGATGGTCCTCCTCTACGCCGTGCCCTGGCCCCCCCAGGGGCTTTACACCCGGCGCCCGGTGAACTCGGCCCAGGACCTCCGGGGCCTCCGCTTCCGGGCCTACAACCCGGCCACCGCCCGCATGGCGGAGCTTCTGGGGATGACCCCGGTCCAGGTGGAGGCCGCGGACATCCCCCAGGCCTTCGCCACGGGGATCGTGGAGGCCATGGTCACCTCCGCCGCCACCGGGGTGGACAGCCAGGCCTGGGACTTCACCCGCTACTTCTACGACGTGAAGGCTTGGATCCCCAAGAACATGGTGGTGGTGGGCCGCCGCGCCCTCGAGGGCCTCTCCCCCCAGGACCGGGAGGCCCTCCTGCAGGCGGCCAGGCGGGCGGAGGAACGGGGCTGGCGCCTGAGCCAGGAGCAGGAGGAGCGGGCCATGCAGACCCTGGCCAGCCGGGGCATGCAGGTGGTGAGGCCCTCCCCCCAGCTCCTGGCCGACCTGCGCCGCGTGGGCGAGACCATGGTCCTGGAGTGGCAGCGGCAGGCGGGGGCCCAGGGGGTGCAGGTCTACCGGCGCTACCTGGGCCGATGAACCTGCTAGCGAGGGCCCTCGAGGGCCTCTTCCGCCTCTCCGAGCTCCTGGCGGCCCTCATGGGCCTCTTCATCCTCCTGGTGATCCTGGCCCAGATTCTGGGCCGCCAGCTGGGCTTCGTGGTCCCCTCCGCCCTGGAGATGGCGGGCTTCGCCACCGCGGGGCTCATCTTCCTGGGCCTCGCCCCCACCCTCCGGGCCGGAGGGCACATCCGGGTGCGGCTTCTCCTCGGGCGCCTGCCCCCAGGCCCCCGCCGCCTGGCCGAGGGCCTGGCCCTGGGCCTCGCTCTCCTGGCCGCCCTCTACGCCACCTGGCAGGCCTGGCTCCGGGTGGCGGAGAGCTACCGCTTCGGCGACCTGGCCCCGGGCCTCCTCCCCTTGCCCCTCTGGCTGCCGCAAAGCTTCCTGGCCCTGGGCCTCACCTTCTTCGCCCTGGCCCTCCTGGAGGCCGGGACCCGGCTCCGCAAGGGGGCGGAGGGATGAGCCTCGCAGAGGTAGGCCTCTTCCTGGTCCTCCTGCTCCTGCTCCTTTTGGGCCTCGGGGTCTATGTGGGGCTCGCCCTCCTCCTGGTGGGCCTCTTCGCCCTGACCTTTTTCACCACCGCCCCCCCGGGGCCCAACGTGGCCACGGCCCTTTGGGTGAGCACCTCGGGCTGGACCCTGGCCGCCCTGCCCCTCTTTGTCTGGATGGGGGAGATCCTCTACCGCTCCCGGCTCGCCCAGGGGCTTTTCCAGGGGCTTGGCCCCCTCCTCGCCCGTCTCCCCGGGGGCCTCCTCCACGTGAACGTGGTGGCCAGCGCCCTCTTCGCCGCGGTCATCGGCTCCTCCGCCGCCACCACCGCCACCGTAGGCCGTTTCACCCTGCCCGAGCTCCTAAAGCGGGGCTACCCCAAGGCCCTGGCCCTGGGCTCCTTGGCGGGAGCGGGCACCCTGGGCTTCCTCATCCCTCCCAGCATCGTCCTCATCGTCTACGGGGTCATGGCCGAGGTCTCCGTGGCCCGGCTCTTCATGGCGGGCGTGGTGCCGGGCATAAGCCTGGCCCTGCTCTTCATGCTCCTGGTGGCCCTTTTGGCCTGGCGGTTCCGGGGGGAGCTCCCCCAAGAGCCCCGGGTTCCCTGGCGGGAAAGGCTGAGGGGGCTTGGGAGCCTCTTCCCCGTTCTCCTCCTCATCCTCCTGGTCCTGGGCTCCATCTACCTGGGGGTGGCCACCCCCACGGAAGCCGCGGCCCTCGGGGTGGCGGGGGCTTTCGTGCTGGCAGCCTTGAACCGGGAGCTTTCCCCCGCCCTCTTCCGGGAAAGCCTCCTGGGGGCGGTGCGCACCACCAGCATGATCGGCCTCATCCTGGCAGGAGCCGGGGTGCTCACCCTGGCCATGGGCTTCACCGGCATCCCCCGGGCCCTGGCCGCCTGGGCGGTGGAGGCGGGGGTCACCCCTCTCCTCCTCATCCTCCTCCTAAGCCTGGTCTACGTCGTCCTGGGCTGGTTTTTGGACGGCATCTCCATCGTGGTCCTCACCATCAGCGTGATCCTGCCCGTGGTCCAGGCGGTGGGGGTGGACCCCTTGTGGTTTGGGATCTACCTGGTCCTCATGGTGGAGCTGGCCCAGATAACCCCCCCGGTGGGCTTCAACCTCTTCGTCATCCAGTCCCTCACCGGGGAGGATCTGTTCCGCATCGCCCGCTACGCCCTGCCCTTCATGGGGGCGCTCCTCCTCATGGTGGGCCTTCTGGTGGCCTTTCCGGAAATGGCCACCTGGCTCCCCCGGACCATGACCGGGGGATAAGGTGCGCATCCTTCCCGTCTGGAGCGGGTTCCCCGGGCGAAGCCACCGGGGCTACCTGGGGCTTTCCAGTGCCTACCTCGTCCTGGCTTCCAAAACAATCCTCTACGACACGCTGGGCTTTGGCGAACGGGAGGGGCTGGGACAGCGCCTTTCCGCCTTAGGCGTCCCCCTCGAGGCCGTGGAGGTGGTGGTCTTGAGCCACCTGCACTTCGACCACGCGGCCAACGTGGACCTTTTCCCCCAGGCGGAGGTGGTGGTCCATGAACGGGAGTTGGACCACGCGGAAAGAGTGGCGCAAAACCCCCGCCGTGACCCCGCTTGCCTCTACGTCCTCCTACCCCTTCTGGAACGCCTGCGGCTCAGGGCGGTGCGGGAGGAGGGGGAGCTTCTCCCGGGCCTGCGGCTCCTCCACCTTCCAGGGCACACGCCAGGGCTTTTGGGCCTCGAGGTCCAGGGTGCCGGTGCCCTGGTAAGCGATGCGGTCAAAAGCCGCTTCGACCTCGAGGGGCCACCAGCCCTCCCTTGCGTGGACCCCGAGGAAGCCCTGAGGAGCCGCCTGCGGGTCCTAAAGCATCCCCGCATCTTCCCGGGCCACGACGTGCCCCTGGTGCGCATCGGAAACCGCTTTGTTCCCGAGGGCATGGCCGAACTCCACCTGTTCTACGGGGAGCAGGAGGCAAGGTTTATCCTGTGAACCAGGAGGTGCTCCATGCGAATAGACCTCAACGCCGATGCCGGGGAGTCCTATGGGGTCTTTACCTACGGCCATGATGGGGAGATCTTCCCTCTGGTGACCTCGGTGAACCTGGCCTCTGGCTTCCACGGGGGAAGCCCCAGCCGCATGCGGGAGGCGGTGGCCCTGGCCAAGGCCCACGGGGTGGCGGTGGGAGCCCACCCCGGCTTCCCGGACCTGGTGGGCTTTGGCCGCCGGGAGATGGCCCTAAGCCCCGAGGAGGTCTACGCGGACGTCCTCTACCAGATCGGGGCCCTTTACGCCTTTCTGCGGGCGGAAGGCCTCGGGCTGCACCATGTGAAGCCCCACGGGGCCCTGTACCTCAAGGCCTGCCGGGACCGGGAAACGGCCCGGGCCATCGCCGAGGCGGTCCGGGCCTTTGACCCGGAGGTGCCCCTGGTGGTCCTCCCCGGCACCGTGTACGAGGAGGAGGCCAGGCGGGCGGGGCTCAGGGTGGTCCTGGAGGCTTTCCCGGAGAGGGCCTACCTGAGGGACGGCCAGCTCGCCCCCCGCTCCCTGCCCGGGTCTTGGATTACGGACCCCGAGGAGGCCGCCCGGAGGGCCCTCAGGATGGTCCTGGAGGG from the Thermus thermamylovorans genome contains:
- a CDS encoding TRAP transporter substrate-binding protein encodes the protein MHKLLPGVLLLAGIVQAQSWNMATPYPPGNFHTQNIQQFAREVEEATGGRLRITVHPGGSLFPHPQILPAVRNGQIQMGEVLMSLLANEFPIFNLDAIPFVATGYEEARRLYQAQRPEVERWLGQRGMVLLYAVPWPPQGLYTRRPVNSAQDLRGLRFRAYNPATARMAELLGMTPVQVEAADIPQAFATGIVEAMVTSAATGVDSQAWDFTRYFYDVKAWIPKNMVVVGRRALEGLSPQDREALLQAARRAEERGWRLSQEQEERAMQTLASRGMQVVRPSPQLLADLRRVGETMVLEWQRQAGAQGVQVYRRYLGR
- a CDS encoding TRAP transporter small permease; protein product: MNLLARALEGLFRLSELLAALMGLFILLVILAQILGRQLGFVVPSALEMAGFATAGLIFLGLAPTLRAGGHIRVRLLLGRLPPGPRRLAEGLALGLALLAALYATWQAWLRVAESYRFGDLAPGLLPLPLWLPQSFLALGLTFFALALLEAGTRLRKGAEG
- a CDS encoding TRAP transporter large permease; amino-acid sequence: MSLAEVGLFLVLLLLLLLGLGVYVGLALLLVGLFALTFFTTAPPGPNVATALWVSTSGWTLAALPLFVWMGEILYRSRLAQGLFQGLGPLLARLPGGLLHVNVVASALFAAVIGSSAATTATVGRFTLPELLKRGYPKALALGSLAGAGTLGFLIPPSIVLIVYGVMAEVSVARLFMAGVVPGISLALLFMLLVALLAWRFRGELPQEPRVPWRERLRGLGSLFPVLLLILLVLGSIYLGVATPTEAAALGVAGAFVLAALNRELSPALFRESLLGAVRTTSMIGLILAGAGVLTLAMGFTGIPRALAAWAVEAGVTPLLLILLLSLVYVVLGWFLDGISIVVLTISVILPVVQAVGVDPLWFGIYLVLMVELAQITPPVGFNLFVIQSLTGEDLFRIARYALPFMGALLLMVGLLVAFPEMATWLPRTMTGG
- a CDS encoding MBL fold metallo-hydrolase — protein: MRILPVWSGFPGRSHRGYLGLSSAYLVLASKTILYDTLGFGEREGLGQRLSALGVPLEAVEVVVLSHLHFDHAANVDLFPQAEVVVHERELDHAERVAQNPRRDPACLYVLLPLLERLRLRAVREEGELLPGLRLLHLPGHTPGLLGLEVQGAGALVSDAVKSRFDLEGPPALPCVDPEEALRSRLRVLKHPRIFPGHDVPLVRIGNRFVPEGMAELHLFYGEQEARFIL
- a CDS encoding LamB/YcsF family protein — encoded protein: MRIDLNADAGESYGVFTYGHDGEIFPLVTSVNLASGFHGGSPSRMREAVALAKAHGVAVGAHPGFPDLVGFGRREMALSPEEVYADVLYQIGALYAFLRAEGLGLHHVKPHGALYLKACRDRETARAIAEAVRAFDPEVPLVVLPGTVYEEEARRAGLRVVLEAFPERAYLRDGQLAPRSLPGSWITDPEEAARRALRMVLEGRVEALDGGEVRVRAETLCIHGDNPRGPEVARAVRKALEEAGVGIRTF